In Deltaproteobacteria bacterium, a single genomic region encodes these proteins:
- a CDS encoding putative metal-binding motif-containing protein, whose protein sequence is MLRVFAPGGRLGRGTAAALAWLCTAACATGDTASGDEAISFGPGGNSNATPTTGGSGVDTTDGVDTSPSGSMTNGSGVDTNDPDCVDEDGDGYGESCIAGTDCNDDDPDVNPGAPETCDGTDENCDDMIDNGCECPDDGVSGNCNMPTDLGPLEVGGNVLGVVGNVPQQDGIDWYKVQFPAAARPGEGTPTIQFAINEDDAFVFDVVAGQCEAAGATCSTGGMNGAAIGLTSWSFVDDDPMCCTPPNDSMVAWPNDTYLRVYRTTDGASCAAYQLQVSR, encoded by the coding sequence ATGTTGCGCGTCTTCGCGCCTGGGGGACGTCTCGGTCGTGGCACCGCGGCCGCGCTCGCGTGGCTGTGCACCGCCGCCTGTGCCACCGGTGACACCGCGTCGGGTGACGAGGCGATCAGCTTCGGCCCCGGTGGCAACTCCAACGCCACGCCGACCACGGGTGGCAGCGGCGTCGACACCACCGACGGCGTCGACACCAGCCCGTCGGGCAGCATGACCAACGGCTCGGGGGTCGACACCAACGATCCCGACTGTGTCGACGAGGACGGCGACGGCTACGGCGAGAGCTGCATCGCCGGCACCGATTGCAACGACGACGATCCCGACGTCAACCCCGGCGCACCCGAGACCTGCGACGGCACCGACGAGAACTGCGACGACATGATCGACAACGGCTGCGAGTGCCCCGACGACGGCGTCAGCGGCAACTGCAACATGCCGACCGATCTGGGGCCCCTCGAGGTCGGCGGCAACGTGCTCGGCGTGGTCGGCAACGTGCCGCAGCAGGACGGCATCGACTGGTACAAGGTGCAGTTCCCCGCGGCCGCGCGCCCCGGCGAGGGCACGCCGACGATCCAGTTCGCGATCAACGAGGACGACGCATTCGTGTTCGACGTGGTTGCGGGGCAGTGCGAGGCCGCGGGCGCCACGTGCAGCACCGGCGGCATGAACGGCGCGGCGATCGGACTGACCAGCTGGTCGTTCGTCGACGACGACCCGATGTGTTGCACCCCGCCCAACGACTCCATGGTCGCGTGGCCCAACGACACCTATCTGCGGGTGTATCGCACGACCGACGGGGCCAGCTGCGCGGCCTACCAGCTGCAGGTCTCGCGCTAG
- the serC gene encoding 3-phosphoserine/phosphohydroxythreonine transaminase, whose protein sequence is MTRPYNLSAGPAILPPEVFERTAAAVRELALPGDDALESKLSILEISHRSKTFERIHFGAIALCHDVLGIPRTHKVLFLQGGASTQFAMVPMNLRQRSKACCYIDTGVWSKKAIAESKLLGETRVVASAASTDGGVGYDHIPALPDAATYRDGSYLHVTSNNTIYGTEWEQLPAIEGVPLVVDLSSNIGSRPMGIEHVAMGYAGAQKNLGPSGVTLAFLHEDLLAREPDGVVPTMLRYTTHAKEDSLYNTPNTFGILVLLHVLEWMRDHGGVEGVGAVNQRKADKLYALLDGSALYRPHAKPGSRSRMNVTWTLDGKDDAERDARTKKFLAAAEAAGFSGLKGHRLVGGCRASIYNAFPEAGVDALVAFMREFERVS, encoded by the coding sequence ATGACCCGTCCGTACAATCTCTCGGCCGGCCCCGCGATCCTCCCGCCCGAGGTGTTCGAGCGCACCGCGGCTGCGGTCCGCGAGCTGGCGCTGCCGGGCGACGACGCGCTCGAGTCGAAGCTGTCGATCCTCGAGATCAGCCACCGCAGCAAGACCTTCGAGCGCATCCACTTTGGTGCCATCGCGCTGTGCCACGACGTGCTGGGGATCCCGCGCACGCACAAGGTGTTGTTCCTGCAGGGCGGCGCGAGCACACAGTTCGCAATGGTGCCGATGAACCTGCGACAGCGCAGCAAGGCGTGCTGCTACATCGACACCGGCGTGTGGTCGAAGAAGGCCATCGCCGAGAGCAAGCTGCTGGGCGAGACCCGCGTGGTCGCCAGCGCCGCGAGTACCGACGGCGGTGTCGGCTACGATCACATCCCCGCGCTGCCTGACGCCGCGACCTACCGCGACGGTAGCTATCTGCACGTCACCAGCAACAACACCATCTACGGTACCGAGTGGGAGCAGCTGCCCGCGATCGAAGGCGTGCCCTTGGTGGTCGACCTGTCGTCGAACATCGGCAGTCGCCCGATGGGCATCGAGCACGTCGCGATGGGCTACGCCGGCGCGCAGAAGAACCTCGGCCCCTCGGGTGTGACGCTGGCGTTCCTGCACGAGGACCTGCTCGCGCGCGAGCCGGACGGCGTGGTCCCGACCATGCTGCGCTACACCACCCACGCCAAGGAGGACAGCCTCTACAACACCCCGAACACCTTCGGCATCCTGGTGTTGCTGCACGTGCTCGAGTGGATGCGCGATCACGGCGGCGTGGAGGGCGTGGGCGCGGTCAACCAGCGCAAGGCCGACAAGCTCTACGCGCTGCTCGATGGCAGCGCGCTGTACCGCCCGCACGCCAAGCCCGGCAGCCGCTCGCGCATGAACGTCACGTGGACGCTCGACGGCAAGGACGACGCCGAGCGCGACGCCCGGACCAAGAAATTCCTCGCCGCGGCCGAGGCCGCCGGCTTCTCGGGGCTCAAGGGGCATCGCCTGGTCGGCGGCTGCCGGGCCTCGATCTACAACGCATTCCCCGAGGCCGGCGTCGACGCGCTGGTGGCGTTCATGCGGGAGTTCGAGCGGGTCTCGTGA
- a CDS encoding glutaredoxin — protein sequence MSRWQTEVVTRVAEAVEHKPIVVVGMAQNPHCKRARKALDGAGKPFEYIEYGSYFSAWRERLAIKLWSGWPTFPQVFVGGKLIGGADELQQAIADGVV from the coding sequence ATGTCGCGCTGGCAGACCGAGGTGGTCACCCGCGTGGCCGAGGCGGTCGAGCACAAGCCGATCGTCGTGGTCGGCATGGCCCAGAACCCGCACTGCAAGCGCGCGCGCAAGGCACTCGATGGCGCAGGCAAGCCGTTCGAGTACATCGAGTACGGCAGCTACTTCAGCGCCTGGCGCGAGCGCCTCGCGATCAAGCTGTGGAGCGGCTGGCCGACGTTCCCGCAGGTGTTCGTGGGCGGCAAGCTGATCGGCGGCGCCGACGAGCTGCAGCAGGCGATCGCCGACGGCGTCGTGTGA
- a CDS encoding acetyl-CoA hydrolase/transferase family protein: protein MATPTSPCEPRPTEPTPWRSRGRAPADVVAPLRSGMRVFVHGAAATPTPLVEALCQRSDLERVTLYHLHLEGAVPFAAPEFAGRLDSVSLFTGGPLRESVAAGRADFMPVFLSDIPALFRSRRIPLDAAIVQVSPPDRHGMCTLGTSVDCARAAIESAPLVLAEINERMPRTHGNAMLPLSCISAFCCTDRPLHEHAPSEPDAVEQRIGEQVANLIDDRSTLQMGIGAIPDAVLARLFDKHELGVHTEMFSDRLLPLVAAGVVTNRHKKVHPGRIVTSFVSGSRTLYDFVDDNPLVEFHGCDRTNDVNLIGKNERVVAINSALEIDLTGQVCADSIGHRIFSGIGGQMDFMHAAARSPGGRAIIALPSTAQHGQRSRIVSTLQPGAGVVTTRGHVRWIVTEWGAVDLHGMTLRERGFALISIAHPDFRAELQREFVGLRHFPLPST, encoded by the coding sequence ATGGCGACCCCCACGTCCCCCTGCGAGCCACGCCCCACCGAACCCACGCCCTGGCGGTCGCGCGGCCGAGCGCCCGCCGACGTCGTCGCGCCGCTGCGATCGGGCATGCGCGTGTTCGTCCACGGTGCCGCCGCGACGCCCACGCCGCTGGTCGAGGCGCTGTGCCAGCGCAGCGACCTCGAGCGCGTCACGCTGTATCACCTCCACCTCGAGGGCGCGGTGCCGTTCGCCGCGCCGGAGTTCGCCGGCCGGCTCGACTCGGTGTCGCTGTTCACCGGTGGCCCGCTGCGCGAGAGCGTCGCGGCCGGCCGCGCGGACTTCATGCCGGTGTTCCTGTCCGACATCCCGGCGCTCTTCCGCAGCCGTCGCATCCCGCTCGACGCCGCGATCGTGCAGGTCTCGCCGCCCGATCGCCACGGCATGTGCACGCTCGGAACCTCGGTGGATTGTGCCCGCGCTGCGATCGAGAGCGCGCCCTTGGTGCTGGCGGAGATCAACGAACGCATGCCCCGCACCCACGGCAACGCAATGCTGCCGCTGTCGTGCATCTCGGCGTTCTGCTGCACCGACCGACCGCTGCACGAGCACGCGCCCAGCGAGCCCGACGCGGTCGAGCAGCGCATCGGCGAGCAGGTCGCCAACCTCATCGACGATCGCTCGACCCTGCAGATGGGCATCGGCGCCATCCCGGACGCCGTGCTCGCGCGGCTGTTCGACAAGCACGAGCTCGGCGTGCACACCGAGATGTTCTCCGATCGACTGCTTCCCCTGGTCGCCGCCGGGGTCGTCACCAACCGCCACAAGAAGGTCCACCCCGGCCGCATCGTGACCAGCTTCGTCTCGGGCTCGCGGACGCTGTACGACTTCGTCGACGACAACCCGCTGGTCGAGTTCCACGGCTGCGATCGCACCAACGACGTCAACCTCATCGGCAAGAACGAGCGCGTGGTCGCGATCAACTCTGCGCTCGAGATCGACCTGACCGGGCAGGTGTGCGCCGACAGCATCGGCCACCGCATCTTCTCCGGCATCGGCGGTCAAATGGACTTCATGCATGCCGCGGCCCGCTCGCCCGGAGGCCGGGCCATCATCGCGCTGCCTTCGACCGCCCAGCACGGCCAGCGCTCGCGCATCGTGTCGACGCTGCAGCCTGGCGCCGGCGTCGTCACCACCCGCGGCCACGTGCGCTGGATCGTCACCGAGTGGGGCGCGGTCGATCTGCACGGCATGACGCTGCGCGAGCGGGGCTTCGCGTTGATCTCGATCGCCCACCCCGACTTCCGCGCCGAGCTGCAGCGCGAGTTCGTGGGCCTGCGGCACTTCCCGTTGCCGTCGACATGA
- a CDS encoding PH domain-containing protein, which produces MSTSLQPRARAGAIPPAIAVIERPHRKLWTLYVLRALLTGPGLVLLLPLLYFRFHSMRYRFDAEGVHMRWGILFRREINLTYRRIQDIHLRSGLFQRWLGLADVLVQTASGSATAEMTIEGLLEYEAVRDFLYARMRGELDEPAAAPDAALTEALQTVTRELAGVRDALAALAPR; this is translated from the coding sequence ATGTCGACCTCCCTGCAACCTCGCGCCCGCGCCGGCGCGATCCCACCGGCGATCGCGGTGATCGAGCGGCCCCACCGCAAGCTGTGGACGCTGTACGTGCTGCGTGCGTTGCTCACCGGGCCCGGGCTGGTGCTGCTGCTGCCGCTGCTCTACTTCCGCTTCCACAGCATGCGCTACCGCTTCGACGCCGAGGGCGTGCACATGCGCTGGGGCATCCTCTTTCGTCGCGAGATCAACCTGACCTACCGGCGCATCCAGGACATCCACCTGCGCTCGGGCCTGTTCCAGCGCTGGTTGGGCCTCGCCGACGTGTTGGTGCAGACCGCCTCGGGCTCGGCCACCGCCGAGATGACCATCGAGGGCCTGCTCGAGTACGAAGCGGTGCGCGACTTTCTCTACGCGCGCATGCGCGGCGAGCTCGACGAGCCCGCCGCCGCCCCCGATGCCGCGCTCACCGAGGCGCTACAAACCGTCACCCGGGAGCTCGCCGGCGTCCGCGATGCCCTCGCCGCGCTCGCGCCGCGATAG
- a CDS encoding CPXCG motif-containing cysteine-rich protein, with translation MGEEVTAQCPWCGESLELWIEPDAVGTSVQDCDVCCRPCVVEVHWDEDAGASATVRRE, from the coding sequence ATGGGCGAAGAGGTGACGGCGCAGTGTCCGTGGTGCGGCGAGTCGCTCGAGCTGTGGATCGAGCCCGACGCGGTCGGCACGAGCGTGCAGGACTGCGACGTCTGCTGCCGGCCGTGTGTGGTCGAGGTGCACTGGGACGAGGACGCCGGCGCCAGCGCGACCGTGCGACGCGAGTAG
- a CDS encoding PH domain-containing protein, with protein sequence MWNAFLRLVTEICAVPPPPAAAHRGKVVLAAPAYLRYRLTALALRGLVFVFAFATTFASLETLAGAPNQPAFVTTILRFAEWAFGLGFAFIAVLGYALVRLDYENRWYVITDRSLRIREGIVVVHDMTLTYANVQNVTVEQGPLQRMFGIADVQVQTAGGGGGGADPRAHSMHVGVLRGLSDAAAVQRAVVERMKQGDAGLGDPDDRNAPPTAASTGDLAATLDALVATARSAREAAARLHHVRSDGNVI encoded by the coding sequence ATGTGGAACGCGTTCCTGCGACTGGTGACCGAGATCTGTGCGGTGCCGCCCCCGCCCGCAGCGGCACACCGCGGCAAGGTCGTGCTCGCGGCACCGGCGTACCTGCGCTATCGCCTGACGGCGCTGGCGCTGCGCGGGTTGGTGTTCGTGTTTGCCTTCGCGACCACCTTCGCATCGCTCGAGACACTCGCCGGCGCGCCGAATCAGCCCGCGTTCGTCACGACGATCCTCCGGTTCGCGGAGTGGGCCTTCGGGCTCGGCTTTGCGTTCATCGCGGTGCTCGGCTACGCGCTGGTACGGCTCGACTACGAGAACCGCTGGTACGTGATCACCGATCGCAGCCTGCGGATCCGCGAGGGGATCGTGGTCGTGCACGACATGACGCTGACCTACGCCAACGTGCAGAACGTCACCGTCGAGCAGGGCCCACTGCAGCGCATGTTCGGCATCGCCGACGTGCAGGTGCAGACCGCCGGCGGCGGTGGCGGTGGCGCCGACCCCCGCGCCCACTCGATGCACGTCGGCGTGTTGCGGGGGCTGAGCGATGCCGCCGCAGTCCAGCGCGCGGTGGTCGAGCGCATGAAGCAGGGCGACGCCGGGCTCGGCGATCCCGATGACCGCAACGCGCCGCCCACCGCAGCCTCCACGGGCGATCTCGCGGCGACGCTCGACGCACTGGTCGCGACCGCCCGCAGCGCGCGCGAGGCCGCTGCACGGCTGCATCACGTGCGCAGCGACGGCAACGTGATCTGA
- a CDS encoding suppressor of fused domain protein, which yields MSDYPIAAPGWAAIDTVCSAIHRNTLPHQFTSATAYDLDSANPLPAICAWEAQTSVGPQWHYVTYGLSELFEKNSPVPHISGFGFELCLRLPRERVAEGVEQRPPTWPLRMLQGIGGYVMSGHGELDTGHIIDIGGPITGGDPATALEGVVCVPDPQLAANGKLEGPFGSVLFLLLVGLCRDEIDSMQAESWDLVRKVGLCSELAPGGATDPARGSWRTDPRRAAAFRRYELGVLLS from the coding sequence GTGAGCGACTATCCCATTGCCGCGCCCGGCTGGGCGGCGATCGACACCGTGTGCTCGGCGATCCACCGCAACACGCTGCCGCACCAGTTCACCAGCGCGACCGCCTACGATCTCGACAGCGCCAATCCGCTGCCTGCGATCTGCGCCTGGGAGGCGCAGACATCGGTCGGTCCGCAGTGGCACTACGTCACCTACGGCCTCTCGGAGCTGTTCGAGAAGAACTCACCGGTGCCGCACATCTCGGGCTTCGGCTTCGAGCTGTGCCTGCGATTGCCGCGGGAGCGCGTCGCCGAGGGCGTCGAGCAGCGACCGCCCACGTGGCCGCTGCGAATGCTGCAGGGCATCGGTGGCTACGTGATGTCGGGCCACGGTGAGCTCGACACCGGGCACATCATCGACATCGGCGGGCCCATCACCGGCGGTGACCCAGCCACCGCGCTCGAGGGCGTCGTGTGCGTGCCCGACCCGCAGCTCGCCGCCAACGGCAAGCTCGAGGGTCCGTTCGGCAGCGTGCTGTTCCTGCTGCTGGTCGGCCTGTGCCGCGACGAGATCGACTCGATGCAGGCCGAGAGCTGGGACCTGGTGCGCAAGGTCGGACTCTGCAGCGAGCTCGCACCCGGCGGCGCGACCGACCCCGCCCGCGGCAGCTGGCGCACCGATCCGCGGCGCGCGGCGGCGTTCCGCCGCTACGAGCTGGGCGTGTTGCTGTCTTGA
- a CDS encoding GIY-YIG nuclease family protein, with translation MAQDDHWSVYVLRSRSSARTYVGIALDVKRRVAQHNGRLPGGAKSTRAGRPWRVGKVFGPFETRGEAQRVEAAIKRLRGAARLRWRA, from the coding sequence ATGGCGCAGGACGATCACTGGAGCGTCTATGTGCTGCGGTCGCGCTCGAGCGCGCGCACCTACGTCGGCATCGCGCTCGACGTGAAGCGCCGCGTCGCGCAGCACAACGGACGCCTGCCGGGCGGGGCCAAGAGCACGCGCGCGGGGCGGCCGTGGCGGGTCGGCAAGGTCTTTGGTCCCTTCGAGACCCGCGGCGAGGCGCAGCGCGTCGAGGCCGCGATCAAGCGCCTGCGCGGAGCTGCACGGCTGCGCTGGCGCGCGTGA
- a CDS encoding DUF3524 domain-containing protein: MRVLYLEPFDGGSHAAFGRTLMSALPWQWTAITQPPHHWKWHMRQAAVDAALRLEGLGATFDLVFASSYVPLAELVGLVPQLAGVPRVLYFHENQLDFPTRTPALDRDLHYGVTQLVSAMAASVCVFNSQHNRDSFLGAARALLARMPDGPRGAWVDRIAARSEVLPVPLELPDVAPPVVAVDRDRGPLLLWNHRWEHDKDPDAFIGALRWLDAQGLAFRVAICGQRFTEVPECLRDAPSWLGDRLVQHGAVASRDDYLALLGRTDVVVSTAVHEFFGVAVLEAIHCGAQPVVPDRLSYVELIPPRYRVADEAALRDRLASLCRHYAAGETLRADRRDVTRALLADAVMPRYRALCERLVAR; the protein is encoded by the coding sequence GTGCGCGTGCTCTACCTCGAGCCCTTCGATGGCGGTTCACACGCGGCCTTCGGCCGCACGCTGATGTCGGCGCTACCGTGGCAGTGGACCGCGATCACCCAGCCGCCGCACCACTGGAAGTGGCACATGCGGCAGGCGGCAGTCGACGCCGCGCTGCGACTCGAGGGCCTGGGCGCGACGTTCGACCTCGTGTTCGCGTCGAGCTACGTGCCGCTCGCCGAGCTGGTCGGCCTGGTGCCGCAGCTCGCGGGTGTGCCGCGGGTGCTCTACTTCCACGAGAACCAGCTCGACTTCCCCACGCGCACGCCGGCGCTCGATCGCGACCTGCACTACGGCGTCACGCAGCTGGTGAGCGCGATGGCGGCGAGCGTGTGCGTGTTCAACTCGCAGCACAACCGCGACAGCTTCCTCGGGGCCGCGCGCGCGCTGCTCGCACGCATGCCCGATGGGCCACGGGGCGCGTGGGTCGATCGCATCGCGGCGCGCAGCGAGGTGTTGCCGGTGCCGCTCGAGCTGCCCGACGTCGCGCCGCCGGTGGTGGCGGTCGATCGCGATCGCGGCCCGCTCTTGCTGTGGAACCACCGCTGGGAGCACGACAAGGATCCCGACGCGTTCATCGGCGCGCTGCGGTGGCTCGACGCGCAGGGGCTCGCGTTTCGGGTCGCGATCTGTGGGCAGCGCTTCACCGAGGTGCCGGAGTGTCTGCGCGACGCACCGTCGTGGCTCGGCGATCGCTTGGTGCAGCACGGCGCGGTCGCGTCGCGCGACGACTACCTCGCGCTGCTGGGGCGCACCGACGTGGTGGTCTCGACCGCGGTGCACGAGTTCTTCGGCGTCGCGGTGCTCGAGGCGATCCACTGCGGCGCGCAGCCGGTGGTGCCCGATCGGCTGTCGTACGTCGAGCTGATCCCACCGCGGTATCGCGTGGCCGACGAGGCCGCGCTGCGCGATCGGCTCGCGTCGCTGTGCCGGCACTACGCCGCCGGCGAGACGCTGCGCGCCGATCGGCGCGACGTCACACGGGCGCTCTTGGCCGACGCGGTGATGCCTCGCTATCGCGCGCTGTGCGAGCGCCTCGTTGCCCGTTGA
- a CDS encoding DUF4139 domain-containing protein yields the protein MVDVRPAFEVELGGEVDLAIEQRELESAEHDCAALEDAMARVVAEQGELLALTPRFREPPRREPPRAAPLDAMLTLASFIDEQVEGLHARRRELSRALVDAQERVRLARHRIAEASAATRTERSRVTRAAWVMLSGAPPVGSALAIEYRVPGARWVPSYQLTLDEQGGAQLVMRAAIAQATGEDWSAVELSLSTASLVRRTEVPKLTALRIGRRQPPPPRAGWREPPAGLEGLFADFDAFEAHTRRRLRAVPPRAGTSAKAPASADARANLPGAPPPPPAPARPTMAPQMPAPIAASPATLAAPVPMPQAASFGGMQQELRRAESIAAPKGRASIGGGGVEREAADDAIAHDGVSPSEPSAIAPSAGLLDYGAVRMAGLDDGQRGRLIPAPPLSQALARSGARATDPDALTRRVATAERAALEVATLPLPNASVAVDATFGFDHRYDARAAVDVPATGAWVTVPVAACEVRLRPRFVCVPAVEPQVYSTLELDNQSTRALLPGPVDVVRGGQFVLATSLPAIAPGSSGKRLGLGVEEGIKVARNTRYEETTGGIFRGAALLLHTVEVEVGNRLATPIELDVLERVPVAADGEKDLEVEEQEITPTWQVLDATHDGEQIAGRRRWRVTVPAGTSATLVAKYTIRMPADRMLVGGNRRT from the coding sequence GTGGTCGACGTGCGGCCGGCGTTCGAGGTCGAGCTCGGCGGCGAGGTCGACCTCGCGATCGAGCAGCGCGAGCTCGAGTCCGCCGAGCACGACTGCGCCGCGCTCGAAGATGCGATGGCCCGCGTGGTCGCAGAGCAGGGCGAGCTGCTGGCCCTGACGCCGCGATTCCGCGAGCCGCCGCGGCGTGAGCCACCCCGCGCCGCGCCGCTCGACGCGATGCTGACGCTGGCGTCGTTCATCGACGAGCAGGTCGAGGGGCTGCACGCGCGTCGGCGTGAGCTCTCCCGCGCACTCGTCGACGCGCAGGAGCGCGTGCGGCTCGCGCGTCATCGCATCGCCGAGGCCTCCGCGGCCACGCGGACCGAGCGCTCGCGCGTCACGCGGGCGGCGTGGGTGATGCTGTCGGGTGCACCCCCGGTCGGCAGCGCGCTGGCGATCGAGTATCGCGTGCCCGGGGCCCGCTGGGTGCCGAGCTATCAGCTCACGCTCGACGAACAGGGCGGCGCGCAGCTGGTCATGCGCGCCGCGATCGCGCAGGCCACCGGGGAGGATTGGTCGGCGGTCGAGCTGTCGCTGTCGACGGCATCCCTGGTCCGCCGCACCGAGGTGCCGAAGCTGACGGCGCTGCGAATCGGACGACGCCAGCCGCCGCCGCCACGCGCGGGCTGGCGCGAGCCGCCGGCGGGGCTCGAGGGGTTGTTCGCCGACTTCGATGCGTTCGAGGCCCACACACGTCGGCGTCTGCGGGCGGTGCCACCGCGAGCGGGTACGAGCGCGAAGGCACCGGCCAGCGCCGACGCGCGCGCGAACCTCCCCGGCGCGCCACCGCCACCGCCTGCCCCCGCACGGCCCACGATGGCGCCGCAGATGCCGGCTCCGATCGCGGCCAGCCCCGCGACGTTGGCGGCCCCGGTGCCGATGCCACAGGCGGCGAGCTTCGGTGGCATGCAGCAGGAGCTGCGTCGCGCCGAGTCGATCGCGGCGCCGAAGGGCCGCGCGAGCATCGGTGGTGGCGGGGTGGAGCGAGAAGCGGCCGATGACGCGATTGCGCACGACGGTGTGTCACCCAGCGAGCCGTCCGCGATCGCGCCCTCGGCGGGGCTGCTCGACTACGGCGCGGTCCGCATGGCCGGGCTCGACGACGGGCAGCGCGGGCGCTTGATCCCGGCGCCGCCGCTGTCGCAGGCGCTCGCGCGATCGGGCGCGCGCGCGACCGATCCCGATGCGCTCACCCGCCGCGTCGCGACGGCCGAGCGTGCCGCGCTCGAGGTCGCGACGCTGCCGCTGCCGAACGCGAGCGTGGCGGTCGACGCGACCTTCGGCTTCGACCACCGCTACGATGCCCGCGCGGCGGTCGACGTGCCTGCGACCGGCGCGTGGGTGACGGTGCCGGTCGCGGCGTGCGAGGTGCGACTGCGGCCGCGCTTCGTGTGCGTTCCCGCGGTCGAGCCGCAGGTGTACAGCACGCTCGAGCTCGACAACCAATCCACGCGTGCGCTGCTGCCGGGCCCGGTCGATGTCGTGCGCGGCGGTCAGTTCGTGCTCGCGACCTCGCTGCCGGCGATCGCCCCGGGCTCGAGCGGCAAGCGCCTCGGGCTCGGCGTGGAGGAGGGCATCAAGGTCGCCCGCAACACCCGCTACGAGGAGACCACCGGCGGCATCTTCCGCGGTGCGGCGCTGCTGCTGCACACCGTCGAGGTCGAGGTCGGCAACCGGCTGGCGACGCCGATCGAGCTCGACGTGCTCGAGCGCGTGCCGGTCGCGGCCGATGGCGAGAAGGATCTCGAAGTCGAGGAGCAGGAGATCACGCCGACCTGGCAGGTGCTCGACGCGACCCACGATGGCGAGCAGATCGCGGGCCGCCGTCGCTGGCGCGTGACGGTGCCCGCCGGCACGAGCGCGACACTGGTCGCGAAGTACACCATTCGCATGCCGGCCGATCGCATGTTGGTCGGCGGGAACCGCCGCACATAG
- a CDS encoding dienelactone hydrolase family protein, whose product MTTQVEFSTQAGTRIAGALAEPPGAGKVGAVVVIHEWHGLNEVMKLHCEQFAQAGFVAFAPDLFHGKLAADDGEAAKLIAEFDFQRAVGDIGETVAYARAHVRCNGRVAVVGFCLGGALTLAAARFVPGLDAAVPFYGLPRLPADAFVGMATPVCGHYARVDEWADPALAEQIQGKVRGGGGEMEVHVYDAGHAFMRSTDASRHEPKSAALAWQRTLEFLRTHLG is encoded by the coding sequence ATGACGACGCAGGTCGAGTTTTCCACGCAGGCTGGTACCCGCATCGCTGGCGCGCTCGCCGAGCCTCCGGGGGCGGGCAAGGTGGGTGCGGTCGTGGTGATCCACGAGTGGCACGGGCTCAACGAGGTGATGAAGCTGCACTGCGAACAGTTCGCGCAGGCCGGCTTCGTCGCGTTCGCGCCTGATCTCTTCCACGGCAAGCTCGCCGCCGACGACGGCGAGGCCGCGAAGCTCATCGCCGAGTTCGACTTCCAGCGGGCCGTCGGCGACATCGGCGAGACCGTCGCGTACGCGCGCGCTCACGTGCGCTGCAACGGGCGCGTCGCGGTGGTGGGCTTCTGCCTGGGGGGCGCGCTCACGCTCGCGGCCGCGCGCTTCGTGCCGGGCTTGGATGCGGCGGTGCCGTTTTACGGGCTGCCGCGGCTGCCGGCCGACGCCTTCGTCGGCATGGCGACGCCGGTGTGTGGCCACTATGCGCGCGTCGACGAGTGGGCCGATCCGGCGCTGGCCGAGCAGATCCAAGGCAAGGTCCGCGGCGGCGGTGGCGAGATGGAGGTCCACGTCTACGACGCAGGGCACGCGTTCATGCGCTCGACCGACGCGTCGCGCCACGAACCCAAGAGCGCCGCGCTGGCGTGGCAACGCACGCTCGAGTTCCTGCGCACGCACCTCGGCTGA
- a CDS encoding DUF4349 domain-containing protein, with protein MRCHRSWILSLLLVACAGRGATEEPLEATPAVAPVAAIAPLRPAPQLPGGRIVASYVNVAMEVAQPIETAAALQAIAREAGGDVTSLSSSPEQASIYLQLPPEAMGRVRHALAQLPGTIASENASVSDLTDSVRQLDGRLQKLNRADLELERLMRSALEHDLFDAFVAQRELCSRERESLQSQIDNALQQTRRAQLNVTFTRTAAIGGPVRVPDKPFLER; from the coding sequence ATGCGCTGCCACCGGTCGTGGATCCTTTCTCTCCTGCTCGTGGCCTGCGCCGGCCGCGGCGCGACCGAAGAGCCGCTCGAGGCGACCCCTGCGGTCGCCCCGGTGGCCGCGATCGCGCCGCTGCGCCCGGCGCCGCAGCTCCCCGGCGGTCGCATCGTCGCCAGCTACGTGAACGTCGCCATGGAGGTCGCGCAGCCGATCGAGACCGCGGCCGCACTGCAGGCGATCGCGCGCGAGGCCGGCGGCGACGTCACGAGTCTGTCGTCCAGCCCCGAGCAGGCCTCGATCTACCTGCAGCTGCCGCCCGAGGCCATGGGTCGGGTCCGCCACGCGCTCGCGCAGCTGCCCGGCACCATCGCGTCGGAGAACGCCAGCGTCAGTGACCTGACCGACAGCGTGCGGCAGCTCGATGGCCGGCTGCAGAAGCTCAACCGCGCCGACCTGGAGCTCGAGCGACTCATGCGGAGCGCTCTCGAGCACGATCTCTTCGATGCCTTCGTGGCTCAGCGCGAGCTCTGCAGCCGCGAGCGCGAGAGCCTGCAGTCGCAGATCGACAACGCCTTGCAGCAGACCCGACGGGCCCAGCTGAACGTGACGTTCACCCGCACGGCCGCGATCGGTGGACCCGTCCGGGTGCCGGACAAGCCGTTCCTGGAGCGGTGA